A single window of Ammospiza caudacuta isolate bAmmCau1 chromosome Z, bAmmCau1.pri, whole genome shotgun sequence DNA harbors:
- the NIPSNAP3A gene encoding protein NipSnap homolog 3A isoform X1, whose translation MLPPALLRRPLAAAARQALPRAGPQVRLATGPRQNNGIFYEIRTYDIKPAKMKEFLEMVSKYFHFRTAHSELVGFWYSELGAMNKVLHIWKYDNFAHRTAVRHALANDKDWQGKFISAALPLVEKQHNEVAYLVPWCQLGKPSKEGGVYEWVTFQMKPGGPALWGEAFRAAINAHINTGYTKLIGVFHTEYGLLNTVHVLWWNESPDQRAAGRHSAHEDARVVAAVRDSVRFLESQQNMLLIPLQCSPLK comes from the exons ATGCTGCCGCCGGCGCTGCTCCGCCGCCcgctcgccgccgccgcccgccagGCCCTGCCGCGCGCCGGCCCTCAG GTACGCCTTGCTACAGGGCCCAGACAGAATAATGGCATTTTCTACGAAATTCGCACATATGATATTAAGCCAGCGAAGATGAAGGAGTTTTTGGAAATGGTCAGCAAGTACTTTCACTTTCGCACTGCCCACTCGGAGCTGGTGGGGTTCTGGTACTCGGAGCTGGGAGCCATGAACAAGGTGCTGCACATTTGGAAGTACG ATAATTTTGCCCACAGAACAGCAGTCCGGCATGCACTAGCAAATGACAAAGACTGGCAGGGAAAGTTCatctctgcagctctcccctTGGTAGAGAAGCAGCACAATGAGGTTGCTTATCTGGTGCCTTGGTGTCAGCTTGGGAAGCCTTCAAAGGAAGGGG GTGTGTATGAATGGGTTACTTTCCAGATGAAGCCTGGTGGGCCAGCATTGTGGGGTGAAGCATTTCGTGCTGCAATCAATGCTCACATCAACACAGGATATACCAAGCTGATCGGTGTTTTCCACACAGAATATGGATTACTTAACACAG TCCATGTACTATGGTGGAACGAGAGCCCAGATCAGCGGGCAGCAGGAAGACACAGTGCCCATGAAGATGCCAGAGTTGTGGCAGCTG tGCGCGACAGTGTCAGATTCTTGGAGTCCCAGCAAAATATGCTTCTGATTCCTCTGCAATGCTCACCACTGAAGTAA
- the NIPSNAP3A gene encoding protein NipSnap homolog 3A isoform X2 gives MKEFLEMVSKYFHFRTAHSELVGFWYSELGAMNKVLHIWKYDNFAHRTAVRHALANDKDWQGKFISAALPLVEKQHNEVAYLVPWCQLGKPSKEGGVYEWVTFQMKPGGPALWGEAFRAAINAHINTGYTKLIGVFHTEYGLLNTVHVLWWNESPDQRAAGRHSAHEDARVVAAVRDSVRFLESQQNMLLIPLQCSPLK, from the exons ATGAAGGAGTTTTTGGAAATGGTCAGCAAGTACTTTCACTTTCGCACTGCCCACTCGGAGCTGGTGGGGTTCTGGTACTCGGAGCTGGGAGCCATGAACAAGGTGCTGCACATTTGGAAGTACG ATAATTTTGCCCACAGAACAGCAGTCCGGCATGCACTAGCAAATGACAAAGACTGGCAGGGAAAGTTCatctctgcagctctcccctTGGTAGAGAAGCAGCACAATGAGGTTGCTTATCTGGTGCCTTGGTGTCAGCTTGGGAAGCCTTCAAAGGAAGGGG GTGTGTATGAATGGGTTACTTTCCAGATGAAGCCTGGTGGGCCAGCATTGTGGGGTGAAGCATTTCGTGCTGCAATCAATGCTCACATCAACACAGGATATACCAAGCTGATCGGTGTTTTCCACACAGAATATGGATTACTTAACACAG TCCATGTACTATGGTGGAACGAGAGCCCAGATCAGCGGGCAGCAGGAAGACACAGTGCCCATGAAGATGCCAGAGTTGTGGCAGCTG tGCGCGACAGTGTCAGATTCTTGGAGTCCCAGCAAAATATGCTTCTGATTCCTCTGCAATGCTCACCACTGAAGTAA